A genomic window from Buteo buteo chromosome 13, bButBut1.hap1.1, whole genome shotgun sequence includes:
- the IDH3A gene encoding isocitrate dehydrogenase [NAD] subunit alpha, mitochondrial translates to MAAAAWMPTVSRLLGAFKNQKQVTRSFGSAVQTVTLIPGDGIGPEISAAVMKIFDAAKAPIQWEERNVTAIQGPGGKWMIPPDAKESMDKNKMGLKGPLKTPIAAGHPSMNLLLRKTFDLYANVRPCVSIEGYKTPYTDVNIVTIRENTEGEYSGIEHVIVEGVVQSIKLITEEASKRIAEFAFEYARNNQRSHVTAVHKANIMRMSDGLFLRKCREAAENCKDIKFNEMYLDTVCLNMVQDPSQFDVLVMPNLYGDILSDLCAGLIGGLGVTPSGNIGANGVAIFESVHGTAPDIAGKDLANPTALLLSAVMMLRHMGLHKHATKIETACFDTIKDGKVLTKDLGGSAKCSEFTEEICRRVQDTD, encoded by the exons ATGGCTGCAGCCGCGTGGATGCCTACG GTTTCTCGATTGCTAGGTGctttcaaaaaccaaaaacaggTGACCAGAAGTTTTGGTAGTGCT GTACAAACAGTAACTTTAATCCCAGGAGATGGCATAGGACCCGagatttctgctgctgtcatgAAGATCTTTGATGCTGCCAAA GCTCCTATTCAGTGGGAAGAGAGGAATGTTACAGCTATCCAAGGACCAGGAGGGAAGTGGATGATACCTCCAGATGCCAAAGAATCCATGGATAAAAACAAAATGGGATTAAAAG gGCCTTTAAAGACCCCAATTGCTGCAGGGCATCCATCAATGAATCTGCTTCTGCGTAAAACCTTTGACCTTTATGCAAATGTACGTCCCTGTGTCTCAATTGAAGGGTATAAAACCCCATATACAGATGTGAATATTGTCACAATTCGAGAGAACACAGAAGGCGAATACAGTGGAATTGAGCATGTG ATTGTTGAAGGTGTTGTGCAAAGCATCAAGCTAATCACAGAAGAAGCTAGCAAGCGTATTGCAGAATTTGCTTTTGAGTACGCCAGAAATAATCAGAGAAGCCATGTTACTGCTGTGCACAAGGCAAATATTAT GAGAATGTCTGATGGGCTTTTCTTGAGAAAatgcagggaggcagcagaaaactgtaaagatattaaatttaatgaaatgtaTCTGGATACTGTGTGTCTGAAT ATGGTTCAAGATCCATCACAATTTGATGTACTTGTTATGCCAAACTTGTATGGTGACATCCTCAG tgacttgTGTGCTGGATTGATTGGGGGTCTTGGAGTAACACCAAGTGGAAATATTGGTGCTAATGGAGTTGCAATTTTTGAATCG GTTCATGGCACGGCACCAGACATTGCAGGAAAAGATTTGGCAAATCCAACTGCCCTTCTTCTGAGTGCTGTAATGATGTTGCGTCACATGGGACTACACAAACATGCCACAAAAATTGAGACAGCTTGCTTTGATACAATTAAAGATGGAAAG gtcTTGACAAAAGACTTGGGAGGTAGCGCCAAGTGTTCGGAATTCACAGAGGAGATCTGCCGCAGAGTACAGGACACAGACTAA
- the ACSBG1 gene encoding long-chain-fatty-acid--CoA ligase ACSBG1, giving the protein MPNSGETLTKKLQDENAMNISESYENGTITDAQTVCRDLLPHLEETQDEGIEPTESLWTSFADGRVRLRIDNSCPQTPITVHQMFKESLEKYGSLNALASKKNGKWEKITFSEYYCLSRKAAKSFLKLGLERFHSVAILGFNSPEWFISAVGAVFAGGIVTGIYTTNSPEACHYIAHDSKTNIMVVENQKQLDKIMQIWNRLPRLKAVVLYKDSIPERHPNLYMMEEFLELGDDIPDTTLDGIINSQKPNQCCVLIYTSGTTGKPKGAMLSHDNITWTSAHCSRAGDMQPAEVQQESVVSYLPLSHIAAQIYDLWTGIKWGEQVYFAEPDALKGSLINTLKEVQPTSHMGVPRVWEKIMEKLKDASAQSGFMKKKMLSWAMSLSLERNLNCSSSSDLKQFWTRLADYLVLAKIRNALGFSSCQKHFSGAAPLNTETLYFFLGLNITLYEAYGMSETTGPHCLSGPYIYRQHSCGKPVPGCRVKLVDEDTEGNGEICFWGRTVFMGYLNMEDKTKEAFDEDGWLHSGDLGKLDKDGFLYVTGRIKDLIITAGGENVPPIPIEDAVKKELPIVSNAMVIGDKRKFLSMLLTLKSVLDPDTSDPTDILTEQARDFCQKTGSKATKVSEIVATRDHAIYQAIQEGINKVNMKAANRVHCIKKWIVLPRDFSISGGELGPTMKLKRHTVLEKYRNEVDSFYEE; this is encoded by the exons AGTCTCTGTGGACTTCCTTTGCTGATGGCAGAGTCAGACTGAGAATAGATAACTCATGTCCGCAGACTCCCATAACAGTTCATCAGATGTTCAAAGAGAGCCTAGAAAAATACGGATCCCTTAATGCTTTGGCCAgcaaaaagaatggaaaatgggAGAAGATAACTTTTTCAGAGTATTATTGCCTCTCCAGGAAAGCGGCCAAGAGCTTCTTGAAG cttgGTCTTGAACGATTCCACAGTGTGGCAATCCTTGGATTTAATTCTCCAGAATGGTTCATCTCAGCTGTTGGAGCTGTTTTTGCTgg AGGAATTGTCACAGGAATATATACAACCAATTCTCCAGAGGCCTGCCACTACATTGCTCATGACAGCAAAACCAATATCATGGTTGTGGAAAATCAGAAACAACTGGACAAGATAATGCAG ATCTGGAATCGCTTGCCACGCTTGAAAGCTGTTGTGCTATATAAGGACTCCATTCCAGAGAGACATCCAAATTTATATATG ATGGAAGAGTTTCTGGAGTTGGGAGATGACATACCTGATACTACTTTGGATGGTATTATTAACTCCCAAAAGCCTAATCAGTGCTGTGTACTAATATACACATCTGGAACGACTGGGAAGCCAAAAGGAGCCATGCTGAGTCATGACAAC ataACTTGGACATCAGCACattgcagcagagcaggagataTGCAGCCTGCAGAGGTCCAACAGGAGTCTGTAGTCAGTTATCTCCCACTCAGCCACATAGCTGCACAGATATATGACCTGTGGACTGGAATCAAATGGGGAGAGCAAGTTTACTTTGCTGAGCCAGACGCTCTGAAG GGCAGCTTGATCAACACACTAAAAGAAGTGCAGCCAACATCTCACATGGGAGTTCCCCGAGTATGGGAGAAAATCATGGAGAAATTAAAGGATGCTTCTGCTCAGTCAGGatttatgaagaagaaaatgctgtcaTGGGCTATGTCACTTAGCTTAGAGAGAAACCTAAACTGCTCAAGCAG CAGTGATTTAAAGCAGTTCTGGACAAGGTTGGCAGACTACTTAGTGCTTGCAAAAATACGCAATGCACTGGGTTTTTCGTCCTGTCAGAAGCACTTTTCTGGTGCTGCTCCTCTTAATACAGAAacactgtatttcttcttgGGTCTGAACATCACCCTGTATGAGGCCTATGGGATGAGTGAGACCACAGGCCCACATTGCCTATCTGGGCCTTACATTTACAGGCAGCACAG CTGTGGTAAGCCAGTACCTGGCTGCAGAGTGAAATTGGTGGATGAAGATACAGAAGGCAATGGAGAAATCTGTTTCTGGGGAAGGACTGTTTTCATGGGTTATTTAAATATGgaagataaaacaaaagaagcCTTTGATGAGGATGGGTGGCTGCATTCTGGAGATTTAGGAAAACTAGACAAGGATGGCTTTCTTTATGTCACTGGAAGAATTAAAG ATTTGATTATTACAGCTGGAGGTGAAAACGTGCCTCCAATTCCAATTGAAGATGCTGTTAAAAAAGAACTCCCAATTGTTAGTAATGCTATGGTGATTGGAGATAAAAGGAAGTTTTTGTCTATGTTGCTGACCCTAAAG AGTGTGCTGGACCCGGATACATCTGATCCCACTGACATTCTCACTGAGCAAGCTAGAGACTTCTGCCAGAAGACTGGTAGTAAAGCCACTAAAGTATCAGAGATTGTAGCTACAAGAGACCATGCGATCTACCAGGCCATTCAGGAGGGAATCAACAAAGTCAACATGAAGGCTGCTAATAGGGTtcattgtattaaaaaatggaTAGTCCTGCCAAGAGATTTTTCGATTTCTGGGGGAGAACTAG GTCCAACAATGAAGTTAAAACGGCATACCGTGcttgagaaatacagaaatgaagtaGACTCCTTCTATGAAGAATAA